A region of Ignatzschineria larvae DSM 13226 DNA encodes the following proteins:
- the pstC gene encoding phosphate ABC transporter permease PstC: MKTIKNPQSPIPDKIFAISVKSSAIFVLILLTGIMLSLIIASMPSIKEFGLSFLWNKEWDAPMDQFGALVPIYGTIITSVIALVIAVPVSFGIAIFLTELSPLWLRRPIGVAIELLAAIPSIVYGMWGLFVFAPLFAKYFQRPLESFSKDIPFLKELFAGPVFGIGILTAGIILAIMIIPYIASVMRDVFERTPRIMKESAYGLGATTWEVIWKVILPYTKKGVFGGVMLGLGRALGETMAVTFVIGNTYQFDSFSLFAPGNSITSSLANEFAEASSELHTAALMELGLLLFIITFIVLAISKLFMKQERA, encoded by the coding sequence ATGAAAACGATAAAGAATCCTCAGTCGCCTATTCCTGATAAAATTTTTGCCATTAGTGTAAAATCCTCAGCGATATTTGTTTTAATCCTCTTAACCGGCATTATGTTGTCCCTTATTATTGCTTCAATGCCGAGTATCAAAGAATTTGGTTTGAGCTTCCTCTGGAATAAAGAGTGGGATGCGCCAATGGATCAGTTTGGTGCTTTAGTACCAATCTACGGAACGATTATTACCTCTGTGATTGCGCTTGTGATCGCTGTTCCTGTGAGTTTTGGGATTGCGATCTTCTTGACAGAGCTTTCCCCACTTTGGCTACGTCGACCCATTGGTGTTGCGATTGAATTATTAGCGGCGATCCCTAGTATTGTTTACGGTATGTGGGGGCTTTTTGTCTTTGCACCGCTTTTCGCGAAATATTTCCAACGCCCATTAGAATCGTTCAGCAAAGATATTCCATTTCTGAAAGAGCTCTTTGCAGGGCCTGTTTTCGGGATCGGTATCTTAACTGCCGGGATTATTTTAGCGATTATGATTATCCCTTACATTGCCTCTGTCATGCGTGATGTATTTGAGAGAACGCCGAGAATTATGAAAGAATCGGCTTACGGTTTAGGGGCGACTACTTGGGAAGTGATCTGGAAAGTGATCCTACCTTATACCAAAAAAGGGGTATTCGGTGGGGTGATGCTTGGACTTGGGCGCGCACTAGGTGAAACGATGGCGGTCACATTTGTGATCGGGAATACCTATCAATTTGATAGCTTCTCACTCTTTGCACCAGGCAATAGTATTACGTCATCCCTTGCGAATGAATTTGCCGAGGCTTCAAGTGAATTGCATACAGCAGCCTTGATGGAGTTAGGTCTACTGCTCTTTATTATTACTTTTATCGTCTTAGCCATCTCTAAACTCTTTATGAAACAGGAGCGTGCATAA